ACTGACTTGTTAAATAGTATATTTCCATTTTGTTTGGAAAGAACAGGAATGAAGTGCATTCAAAAGTTGTTTACGAAAGATATGCAGCTAatgaatttatatttataattgtGTTACAGGTAGAGGACACGAGGGTTAGGGTGCTCGAGATGAAAGATCCATCTGAGAACTTGGATAAAAGTTGCCATTAAAATTCAGTGCATGTGGAGAAGAAGACCATTTAGTGAATGATATAATAATGTTTTTCATCTTTAGTAGCTACTACATGTATACCACAACAAAAGGTTATCTGTATGCTTGTTTTATTGCAAGAGTGACTCAAAAGAGAGTGTTTGATTGCACATCATGACAGGGTCCTCTGGTTCCTGTGTTTTACAGAAAAATTCACTTAGATCAGACTGAATATCTGGCTGCATAAACTTTGAAAAAACCCGAAACTAATTGATGATGAAGGAGGACACTCTAACATTATAGGTGCAACTAAGCTAACCAAAGATTAGAACAAGGGAAAATGGAACACCATATCAGTTATCCGGCCTATAACAGTCTCAGTCTTACCCCTAATCAAAAGAATAAAGAGGTTGTTTCCGAAAAATGACCCCAGTCTAAGGGGGATTGAGTTAGGCCAAGCCAACTCCTTTAAGTAAAGAGTAGAACAATTTACTATAATCATTAGCTCAAATAGCCATATGTATAGAAATGGTACTACCAAAAAcaggatttaaaaaaaaatacatcAAGTGGTATCTACTTAGTATTATAACAAAAGAATACATGTCTTAGTGCTCTAAAAGCCTAAAAGTGTCCAAGTGCTCTGAGAAGAAGAAGGCCCTCTGCTTACTATATTTTAGTGAAAAATCTACATGTAAAAGATTTAGACTTTAAAAAGAAAGCACTTGGGTATGGTTATAAAACTTACATGAGAACTGGACTGAATGTCTGGGAATTTTGAAAAATCACAAGAATAGATGATAGTTAGGACATTCTTACAATTTAGGTGCAGCTACGCTAAGCAAAGAGCCTGACAGTATACTCAAATCATTAGCATTAACCAGTGCAATATTTTTTATAATCGTACTATTTGAAACAGATTTATAAATAAGCGGTATCTAAAATAAAATTTGGAAGCAGTAGTTAGCTACTGGCCTACTGCAAAAGAGGAAGCTATGGCAGACCAAGAGGGTTGTGTAGCAGTGAAGACACCAGAAAACGAAGAGAAAGATATGGTTGCAAAATCAACATGGAACGAGTTTGTAGCAGAGACCAAAAGGATCACTTATATTTTCTTGCCAATGTTGGTTGTTACAACCTCACAATATTTGTTAAAATTTGTGTCCACTTTAATGGTTGGTCATGTTGGAAAACTTAATCTCTCTGGTGCCGTCGTCTCCATGTCTTTTACAAATGTTACCGGCTTCAGTGTTCAGGTAAGTTCACTTGCAAAAGACAAGCGAATTTCTTCTTTGCTTAGGTTAGGTTGCATATCAGAACTAATTGGATATTTATCTTAAATACAGTATGGAATGGCCAGTGCACTAGAAACATTATGTGGTCAAGCGTATGGCGCAAAGCAGTACAAAAAACTTTCCACCTATACTTATGGAGCCATAATATTTCTACTATCACTTTGCATACCAGTAGCTATTTTATGGATTTATATGGAAAAACTGCTGATCCTAATACGCCAAGACCCTCTAATTTCACAAGAAGCTGGAAGGTTTTCAATCTGGTTAATACCAGCATTATTCTCCTGTGCTGTTCTTCAACCTTTGGTTTGCTACTTGCAGTCTCAGTATTTAGTTCTTCCTTTGCTTGCAAGCTCAGTTGCAACTCTGGCTTTTCATGCTCCCGTTTGTTGGGCTTTAGTATTTAAGTTTAAAATGGGAAGTAATGGAGCAGCCCTTGCTATTGGTCTATCGTATTGTTTCAATGCCATTTTTCTTGGCCTTTATGTCATGTATTCACCTAAATGTGCTGCTACTCGTGCTCCAATTTCTATGGAGGTTTTTAGTACAAACAAGGACTTCTTGCGGCTTGGTATCCCATCCGCTCTCATGGTTTGGTAATTGTTATTCTTATACTTACAGGATTTTTAGAAGTTTGCATTTCTATTTCAGTACTGTTCTTCCTAAAATCTGCAAAAAAATGTCATAAGCACTGAAGTCATAAAAAATATCTGTCCTAAAATATAACCAAGAGTTTGTACTAGTCTGTCACTAATTTAGTAATTTTTATCACATTGGTTAGATAAATTGTTGCTTCAATCCCTGCAAGAACGCGCTCTTTAATATTTCAACGAATGCTTTCCTGCAGTCTTGAATGGTGGGCATATGAGGTAGTCATATTTCTGGCCGGGATTATAAAGAATCCCCAACTGGAGACTTCAGTGCTCTCAATAAGGCAATGCTTCTCAATTCCTTTGACATAACTCATATTAAATATGTTGATATTATCCATTAGAAAAAAAAGTACTTGCTTCTGTTAATCAAGTTTTATCAATAACAGTATTATGGTTGCTGCCCTGCATTATTTTGTTCCTTACACTCTTGGTGTTGCTGCAAGGTGTGTGGAAAACTTTATTAACAGTATGTCAAAACAACTGTGTGCAACTATGTTATTTGCACTTATTGAATACAATATCTTCAACATTTTGTAGCATTCGTGTTGCAAATGAATTGGGGGCTGGAAATCCAAAGGCCACTCGGATGACTGTCTGCGTAGCTATGGTTCTTGGAGTTATGGAGGCGAGCATCACGACAGTTGTACTTTTCTCAAATCGCCATATTCTAGGACGTGCATTTGTTAGCGATAACCAAATAGTAGACTATGTAGGAAGGATGACTCCATTAATATGTATGACCATGATCTTGGACAGCATTCAAGGAATACTTTCTGGTAATCGACTTAATAATGTTTTTTTCTTTTGTTATACCTGATCTGTAGCCATTACACGTTAAAAGTACTGACATCTTCCGTTTTTAAGCATGTTATTTGTATTGGTAGGAGTGGCAAGAGGAACAGGGTGGCAGCGTCTTGGGGCTTATGTAAATCTCGGATCATATTATCTAGTCGGTATTCCAATGGCTCTACTATGGGGATTTCTGGTGCCTTTGAAGGTCAAGGGTCTTTGGATCGGTTTGGTAACAGGAACTCTGGTGCAAAGTATTTTGCTTGCTATCATAACAAGTTTTACAAATTGGAAAAAAGAGGTCATCTTTTTAACTGACTTGTTAAGAGTATTATTTCCATTTTGTTGTGAAAGAACTGGAAGGAAGTGCATTGAAATCTATGGATTCCACAAAATTTGTTTCACGAAAGCTATTCAGCTAATAAATTTATAGTTTGTCTTACAGGTAGAGGACACGAGGGTTAGGGTGCTCGAAATGAATGTTCCAGCTGAAAACTGAGATAAAAGTTGCTATATGCTTGTTTTCAAGAGTGGCTCAAGATTGTTTGATTGCACTTAAAGAGAAGATCCTCTGCTTCCTTTGTTTTACAGTAAAATTTGCATGCCAAAGCTTTAGACTTAAACAAGAACACTTGTATATTGTCAtaaaacttatatcagaactaaatgtCCTGCTCCATGAATGTTGCAAAAACACAAAATTAACTGATGTTGAAGAAGTACCATCTTACATTATGGAACATCGATATCAGTAATCCCGCTAGTGGGCTCAGCCTTATCCCTAATCAGAAAGGATATGCTTGTTTTGTCATCTTCACTAATGTGTAACATAACAGAAGATTTATTTATATGCCTGTTATGATTGCAACAGTGAAACAAAAAAGTGTCAAATATCATAAGAGCATAAGAGCATGTCTTAATTCAGTAAAAAGAGAAAATGTCTTAGTGCTCTAAAAGCATAAAAGCATGTCTGAGTGCTCTGAGAAGAAGAGGGTGCTCTGCTTACTGTATTTTAATGAAAAGTCTATCAATAAAAGATTTAGACTTTATAATAAAAACACTTGCATATGGTCATAAAACTTACATTAGAACTGGACTGAATATCTGGcaataaattttttgaaaaatcaCAAGAAAAATTGATAATTAGATCATTCTTACATTTTAGGTGCAGCTGCTCTAAGGAGCGTGAGAGTATAATAAATTCATTAGTATTGAATAGTGCTACATTTATGAAATCTTACTATTTCAAACAGATTTGAAAATAAGAGGTATCTAAAAGAAATATTGGTGGTAATAGTTAGCCATTGCAGAAGAGGAAGCTATGGCAGACAAAGAGGGTTGTGTAGCAGTGGAGACACCAGAAAAAAGAAGAGGAACAAATGGTTGCAAAATCAACATGGAACGAGTTTGTTGCAGAGACCAAAAAGATCACTTATATTTTTTACCAATGTTGCTTGTTTCAACCTCACAGTATTTGGTAAGATTTGTTTCCACTTTAATGGTTGGTCATGTTGGAAAGCTTTATCTCT
The sequence above is drawn from the Apium graveolens cultivar Ventura chromosome 2, ASM990537v1, whole genome shotgun sequence genome and encodes:
- the LOC141705295 gene encoding protein DETOXIFICATION 14-like, with amino-acid sequence MADQEGCVAVKTPENEEKDMVAKSTWNEFVAETKRITYIFLPMLVVTTSQYLLKFVSTLMVGHVGKLNLSGAVVSMSFTNVTGFSVQYGMASALETLCGQAYGAKQYKKLSTYTYGAIIFLLSLCIPVAILWIYMEKLLILIRQDPLISQEAGRFSIWLIPALFSCAVLQPLVCYLQSQYLVLPLLASSVATLAFHAPVCWALVFKFKMGSNGAALAIGLSYCFNAIFLGLYVMYSPKCAATRAPISMEVFSTNKDFLRLGIPSALMVCLEWWAYEVVIFLAGIIKNPQLETSVLSIRQCFSIPLT
- the LOC141706512 gene encoding protein DETOXIFICATION 8-like, with protein sequence MVAALHYFVPYTLGVAASIRVANELGAGNPKATRMTVCVAMVLGVMEASITTVVLFSNRHILGRAFVSDNQIVDYVGRMTPLICMTMILDSIQGILSGVARGTGWQRLGAYVNLGSYYLVGIPMALLWGFLVPLKVKGLWIGLVTGTLVQSILLAIITSFTNWKKEVEDTRVRVLEMNVPAEN